One window from the genome of Paracoccus marcusii encodes:
- the hemW gene encoding radical SAM family heme chaperone HemW, translating into MTVAGEDWRAGGFGLYVHWPFCAAKCPYCDFNSHVVAHVDQRRWADALSAEIARLAAETPDRHLGSIFFGGGTPSLMLPETVDAVIRAAQAGWGFANDIEISLEANPTSVEKGRFRGFADAGVNRLSMGIQALNDTDLHRLGRMHSVAEARTAFDVARSVFDRVSFDLIYARQGQDRTAWRAELREALSMAVDHLSLYQLTIEPGTAFGARAEAGKLRDLPDDDLSADMYFDTQDLCEAAGMGCYEISNHARPGAQSRHNLVYWRQGDWAAVGPGAHGRLTLPNGRMATEAHRMPGAWLQAVETTGTGEVPRDAIPAHEQATEYLLMSLRLTEGLDEARYAALSGKPLEEHAVTSLIDMGMIDRRDGRIRATAQGRPVLNAILRELAA; encoded by the coding sequence ATGACGGTCGCGGGCGAGGATTGGCGTGCCGGGGGGTTCGGCCTTTATGTGCATTGGCCCTTCTGCGCGGCCAAGTGCCCCTATTGCGATTTCAACAGCCATGTCGTGGCCCATGTCGATCAGCGCCGATGGGCCGACGCCCTGTCCGCCGAGATCGCGCGCCTTGCCGCCGAAACGCCGGACCGGCATCTGGGCAGTATCTTCTTTGGCGGCGGTACCCCATCGCTGATGCTGCCCGAGACGGTCGATGCGGTGATCCGCGCCGCCCAGGCCGGGTGGGGCTTTGCCAACGATATCGAGATATCGCTGGAAGCCAATCCGACCAGCGTCGAAAAGGGCCGCTTTCGCGGATTTGCCGATGCGGGTGTGAACCGCCTGTCGATGGGGATACAGGCACTGAACGACACCGATCTGCACCGGCTTGGCCGCATGCATTCCGTGGCCGAGGCGCGCACGGCATTCGACGTCGCGCGCAGCGTCTTCGACAGGGTCAGTTTCGACCTGATCTATGCCAGACAGGGCCAGGATCGCACCGCTTGGCGGGCGGAACTGCGCGAGGCGCTGTCCATGGCCGTGGATCATCTGTCGTTGTATCAGCTGACGATCGAGCCCGGCACGGCGTTTGGCGCACGGGCCGAGGCGGGCAAGCTGCGCGACCTGCCCGATGACGACCTGTCGGCCGACATGTATTTCGACACCCAGGACCTGTGCGAGGCTGCCGGCATGGGATGCTATGAGATTTCGAACCACGCCCGCCCCGGCGCGCAGAGCCGTCACAATCTGGTCTATTGGCGCCAGGGGGACTGGGCGGCCGTCGGTCCCGGTGCGCATGGACGGCTGACCCTGCCCAACGGACGCATGGCGACCGAGGCGCATCGCATGCCCGGAGCCTGGCTTCAGGCGGTGGAAACCACCGGAACCGGAGAGGTGCCGCGCGACGCCATTCCCGCACATGAGCAGGCGACCGAGTACCTGTTGATGTCCCTGCGCCTGACCGAAGGCCTGGACGAAGCGCGCTATGCGGCCTTGTCCGGCAAGCCGCTGGAGGAGCATGCGGTGACGTCACTGATCGACATGGGGATGATCGACCGCCGTGATGGGCGCATCCGGGCAACCGCGCAGGGCCGGCCGGTGCTGAACGCGATTCTACGCGAACTGGCGGCCTGA
- a CDS encoding RidA family protein yields the protein MHRLTTGSPFEARLAYSRAVVKGDWCFVSGVTGYDYADMTMPEDACQQARNCFTTIFLVLEQAGFAPADIVRVQYTITDAALVDVIAPALSDALGDIRPAATMVVAGLIRPEMRVEIEVTAFCG from the coding sequence TTGCATAGGCTGACCACCGGATCGCCCTTCGAGGCGCGGCTGGCCTACAGCCGCGCCGTGGTCAAGGGCGACTGGTGCTTCGTGTCGGGTGTCACCGGCTACGACTATGCCGACATGACCATGCCGGAGGATGCCTGCCAGCAGGCGCGCAACTGTTTCACGACGATCTTCTTGGTGCTGGAGCAGGCGGGCTTTGCGCCTGCCGACATCGTTCGGGTGCAGTACACGATCACCGATGCCGCGCTGGTCGACGTCATCGCCCCCGCCCTGTCCGATGCACTTGGCGACATCCGGCCCGCCGCCACGATGGTGGTCGCGGGCCTGATCCGGCCCGAGATGCGCGTCGAGATCGAAGTCACGGCGTTCTGCGGATGA
- a CDS encoding non-canonical purine NTP pyrophosphatase, producing the protein MRQFTDKRLLVATHNAGKLDEMRALLAPYGVEVVGAAQLGLAEPAETEDSFVGNARIKARAAMQATGLPVLSDDSGICVDALGGAPGVQTADWAETPQGRDFAMAMERTWRELEAVDAPAPRRAQFRCTLVLMWPDGHEEVFEVVLPGQVVWPPRGAEGHGYDPIFQPDGHPVTLGEMPAKTKNSLSHRARAVSRMIEACFA; encoded by the coding sequence ATGAGGCAGTTCACCGACAAGCGGCTGCTGGTCGCCACGCACAACGCCGGCAAGCTGGACGAGATGCGCGCCCTGCTGGCGCCCTATGGCGTCGAGGTGGTCGGTGCGGCCCAGCTGGGTCTGGCCGAACCCGCCGAAACCGAAGACAGCTTCGTCGGCAATGCCCGCATCAAGGCACGCGCCGCGATGCAGGCGACCGGCCTGCCCGTCCTGTCGGACGACAGCGGCATCTGCGTCGATGCCTTGGGCGGTGCGCCGGGTGTCCAGACCGCGGACTGGGCCGAAACGCCCCAGGGCCGCGATTTCGCCATGGCCATGGAGCGCACCTGGCGCGAATTGGAGGCCGTGGACGCCCCTGCCCCGCGTCGCGCGCAGTTCCGCTGCACGCTGGTGCTGATGTGGCCCGACGGCCACGAGGAGGTGTTCGAGGTCGTTCTGCCGGGCCAGGTCGTCTGGCCGCCGCGCGGGGCCGAGGGTCACGGCTATGACCCGATCTTCCAGCCCGACGGACACCCCGTCACCCTTGGAGAGATGCCCGCCAAGACCAAGAACAGCCTCAGCCATCGCGCCCGCGCCGTGTCGCGCATGATCGAGGCCTGCTTTGCATAG
- the rph gene encoding ribonuclease PH, with the protein MRPSGRNLAQMRPISIETGVMRHAEGSCLIRCGDTHVLCTATIEDNPPRFLKGTGLGWVTAEYGMLPRATNTRNRREAAQGKQSGRTQEIQRLIGRSLRAGIDRSALGERQISIDCDVIQADGGTRCASITGGWVALRLAVNKLLKAGAISSDPILDHVAAVSCGIYAGQPLLDLDYAEDSEAGTDGNFVLTGAGRLIEVQMSAEGATFSRDEMGRLLDLAEAGMADLVAAQKAAMA; encoded by the coding sequence ATGCGCCCGTCCGGCCGGAATCTAGCCCAAATGCGTCCGATTTCAATTGAAACCGGGGTGATGCGCCACGCCGAGGGGTCCTGTCTGATCCGGTGCGGCGACACGCATGTCCTGTGCACCGCCACCATCGAGGACAACCCGCCGCGTTTCCTGAAGGGCACCGGCCTGGGCTGGGTCACGGCCGAATACGGCATGCTGCCACGCGCCACGAACACGCGCAACCGCCGCGAGGCAGCCCAGGGCAAGCAGTCGGGCCGCACGCAGGAGATCCAGCGCCTGATCGGCCGCAGCCTGCGCGCGGGCATCGACCGCAGCGCCTTGGGCGAACGCCAGATCAGCATCGACTGCGACGTGATCCAAGCGGACGGCGGCACGCGCTGTGCGTCCATCACCGGGGGCTGGGTGGCGCTGCGGCTGGCGGTGAACAAGCTGCTGAAGGCCGGCGCGATCTCCAGCGACCCGATCCTGGACCACGTGGCGGCCGTCAGCTGCGGCATCTATGCGGGCCAGCCGCTTCTGGACCTGGACTATGCCGAGGACAGCGAGGCCGGGACCGACGGCAACTTCGTGCTGACCGGTGCGGGCCGCCTGATCGAGGTGCAGATGTCGGCCGAAGGCGCGACCTTCTCGCGCGACGAGATGGGACGTCTGCTGGACCTGGCCGAGGCCGGGATGGCCGATCTGGTCGCCGCGCAGAAGGCGGCCATGGCATGA
- the hrcA gene encoding heat-inducible transcriptional repressor HrcA: MNQESLLHEMNDRSREVFRRVVESYLETGEPVGSRTLTRALSEKVSAATIRNVMQDLEFMGLLDSPHASAGRLPSQMGLRLFVDGMMEIDAVNSTDRAAIDETLGNDDPETGVLLDRVSTALSSITRGASLVLMPKHEAPIRHIEFVSLGPDRALVVLVFADGHVENRIFTPPPGQTPSSMREAGNFLNAMAEGKTLAELRGHLSQQINARRRELDVLAAELVESGIALWGAEATDPRLIVRGRANLLDREAADLDRIRVLFDDLERKRDIVEFLELTERGEGVRIFIGSENKLFSLSGSALVVSPYMNADRKIVGAVGVIGPTRLNYGRIVPIVDYTAQLVGRVLSGRKG, encoded by the coding sequence ATGAACCAGGAATCGCTGCTGCACGAGATGAACGACCGGTCCCGCGAGGTTTTTCGCCGGGTCGTCGAATCCTATCTGGAGACCGGAGAGCCTGTGGGCTCTCGCACCCTGACCCGCGCGCTGTCCGAAAAGGTCAGCGCCGCGACCATCCGAAACGTGATGCAGGACCTGGAATTCATGGGCCTGCTGGACAGCCCGCATGCATCCGCAGGGCGCCTGCCGTCGCAGATGGGCCTGCGCCTGTTCGTCGACGGCATGATGGAAATCGACGCCGTCAATTCGACCGACCGTGCCGCCATCGACGAGACGCTTGGCAATGACGACCCCGAGACCGGGGTGCTGCTGGACCGCGTCAGCACGGCGCTGTCCTCGATCACGCGCGGCGCGTCGCTGGTCCTGATGCCCAAGCACGAAGCGCCGATCCGTCACATCGAATTCGTCAGCCTGGGGCCGGATCGGGCGCTGGTGGTTCTGGTCTTTGCCGACGGCCATGTCGAGAACCGCATCTTTACCCCGCCGCCCGGCCAGACCCCATCATCGATGCGCGAGGCCGGCAATTTCCTGAACGCCATGGCCGAGGGCAAGACATTGGCCGAACTGCGCGGCCATCTGTCCCAGCAGATCAACGCCCGCAGGCGCGAACTGGACGTGCTGGCGGCAGAGTTGGTGGAATCGGGCATCGCGCTGTGGGGGGCCGAGGCCACCGACCCGCGCCTGATCGTGCGGGGACGCGCGAACCTGCTGGACCGCGAGGCCGCCGACCTGGACCGCATCCGCGTGCTGTTCGACGACCTGGAACGCAAGCGCGACATCGTCGAATTCCTGGAACTGACCGAACGGGGCGAGGGCGTGCGCATTTTCATCGGCTCCGAGAACAAGCTTTTTTCACTTTCGGGTTCCGCTCTGGTGGTTTCACCCTATATGAATGCCGACCGGAAAATTGTGGGTGCGGTGGGTGTCATCGGGCCGACCCGGCTGAATTACGGCCGGATCGTGCCGATCGTCGATTATACCGCGCAGCTGGTCGGGCGGGTGCTGTCCGGCCGGAAAGGATGA
- a CDS encoding nucleotide exchange factor GrpE yields the protein MTEQNEQPMDEFMDDPLAEPDDALAQLTAERDELRDKWMRALADAENSRKRADKDRRDAENYGGSRLARDLLPVHDALTRALDAAGEEQRTAAAALIEGVELTLRELSNVFTKHGVTIIRPEAGDKFDPTHHEAMFEAAVPGTVAGHIIQVMDNGFMLHDRLLRPAKVGVSSTPAS from the coding sequence ATGACCGAGCAGAACGAACAGCCCATGGACGAATTCATGGATGACCCCCTGGCAGAGCCCGATGACGCGCTGGCCCAGCTGACCGCCGAGCGCGACGAGCTGCGCGACAAGTGGATGCGCGCGCTGGCCGATGCCGAAAACTCGCGCAAGCGGGCCGACAAGGACCGCCGCGACGCCGAGAATTACGGCGGATCGCGCCTGGCACGCGACCTGCTGCCCGTGCATGACGCCCTGACCCGCGCGCTGGACGCCGCGGGAGAGGAGCAGCGCACCGCCGCCGCCGCCCTGATCGAGGGGGTCGAACTGACCCTGCGCGAGCTGTCCAACGTGTTCACCAAGCACGGCGTGACCATCATCCGCCCCGAGGCCGGCGACAAGTTCGACCCCACCCACCACGAGGCGATGTTCGAGGCCGCGGTCCCCGGCACCGTCGCGGGCCACATCATCCAGGTGATGGATAACGGCTTCATGCTGCACGACCGCCTGCTGCGCCCGGCCAAGGTCGGCGTGTCCTCGACCCCCGCCAGCTGA
- the gfa gene encoding S-(hydroxymethyl)glutathione synthase: protein MTSTQGVHIHPAVDHGIAKGSPGFSGGVLTCHCATNPVKVRVSAQTAHNHVCGCTKCWKPDDAVFSQIAVVSRDSVEVLEGADKLEVVDAGAAIQRHRCRECGVHMYGRIENKDHPFYGLDFVHTELSGEQGWSAPEFAAFVSSVIESGVEPSRMDGIRSRLRELGLEPYDALSPPLMDAIATSIAKRSGALPA, encoded by the coding sequence ATGACCAGCACTCAGGGGGTGCATATCCACCCTGCCGTCGATCACGGCATCGCGAAAGGCAGCCCGGGCTTCTCGGGCGGGGTCCTGACGTGTCACTGCGCGACCAACCCGGTCAAGGTCCGGGTCAGCGCGCAGACCGCCCACAACCATGTCTGCGGCTGCACCAAGTGCTGGAAACCCGACGATGCGGTGTTCAGCCAGATCGCCGTGGTGTCCCGCGATTCCGTCGAGGTCCTGGAGGGCGCCGACAAGCTGGAGGTCGTGGACGCTGGTGCCGCCATCCAGCGCCACCGCTGCCGCGAGTGCGGCGTGCACATGTACGGCCGGATCGAGAACAAGGACCATCCGTTCTACGGGCTGGACTTCGTGCATACCGAACTGTCGGGGGAACAGGGTTGGTCGGCGCCGGAATTCGCGGCATTCGTCAGCTCCGTCATCGAATCGGGGGTCGAACCAAGCCGCATGGACGGCATCCGCTCGCGCCTGCGCGAACTGGGGCTGGAGCCCTATGACGCGCTGTCCCCGCCGCTGATGGACGCGATCGCCACCAGCATCGCCAAGCGCTCCGGTGCGCTGCCCGCTTGA
- a CDS encoding S-(hydroxymethyl)glutathione dehydrogenase/class III alcohol dehydrogenase, with amino-acid sequence MRTRAAVALEAGKPLEVMEVNLEGPKAGEVMIEIKATGICHTDEFTRSGDDPEGIFPAILGHEGAGVVVEVGPGVTSLKVGDHVIPLYTPECRECASCLSGKTNLCTKIRATQGKGLMPDGTTRFSMLDGTPIYHYMGCSTFANHTVLPEIAVAKVRDDAPFDKICYIGCGVTTGIGAVINTAKVEIGAKAVVFGLGGIGLNVVQGLRLAGADMIIGVDLNNDRREMAERFGMTHFVNPKEIDGGIVQHIVEMTKTPFDQIGGADYSFDATGSTKVMRDALECTHRGWGVSVIIGVAAAGAEISTRPFQLVTGRVWKGTAFGGARGRTDVPKIVDWYMDGKIEIDPMITHTMPLDDINKGFDLMHHGESIRSVVLY; translated from the coding sequence ATGAGAACCCGTGCCGCCGTGGCCCTAGAGGCCGGCAAACCGCTGGAAGTGATGGAGGTCAACCTGGAAGGCCCCAAGGCCGGCGAGGTCATGATCGAAATCAAGGCCACCGGTATCTGCCATACCGACGAATTCACCCGTTCGGGCGACGACCCGGAAGGCATCTTCCCCGCCATCCTGGGCCATGAGGGCGCGGGCGTCGTGGTCGAGGTCGGCCCCGGCGTCACCTCGCTGAAGGTCGGCGATCACGTCATCCCGCTCTACACGCCCGAATGCCGCGAATGCGCGTCCTGCCTGTCGGGCAAGACGAACCTGTGCACCAAGATCCGCGCGACCCAGGGCAAGGGCCTGATGCCCGACGGCACGACCCGCTTCAGCATGCTGGATGGCACGCCGATCTATCACTACATGGGCTGCTCGACCTTCGCCAACCACACGGTCCTGCCCGAGATCGCGGTCGCCAAGGTCCGCGACGACGCGCCCTTCGACAAGATCTGCTATATCGGCTGCGGCGTGACCACCGGCATCGGCGCGGTCATCAATACTGCCAAGGTCGAGATCGGCGCCAAGGCGGTGGTCTTTGGCCTGGGCGGCATCGGCCTGAACGTCGTGCAGGGCCTGCGGCTGGCGGGCGCTGACATGATCATCGGCGTCGATCTGAATAACGACCGCCGCGAGATGGCCGAACGCTTCGGCATGACGCATTTCGTCAATCCCAAGGAAATCGACGGCGGCATCGTCCAGCACATCGTCGAGATGACCAAGACCCCCTTCGACCAGATCGGTGGCGCCGATTACAGCTTTGACGCGACCGGCAGCACCAAGGTGATGCGCGACGCGCTGGAATGCACCCACCGGGGCTGGGGCGTGTCGGTGATCATCGGCGTGGCCGCGGCGGGCGCCGAGATCAGCACCCGCCCGTTCCAGCTGGTCACCGGCCGGGTCTGGAAGGGCACGGCCTTCGGTGGCGCGCGCGGGCGGACCGACGTGCCCAAGATCGTCGACTGGTACATGGACGGCAAGATCGAGATCGACCCGATGATCACCCACACGATGCCGCTCGACGACATCAACAAGGGCTTCGATCTGATGCATCACGGTGAATCGATCCGCTCGGTCGTCCTTTACTGA
- a CDS encoding ATP-dependent Clp protease proteolytic subunit, which produces MRHQWLDDDDDEPQEDDRRHKEEGGLGLPEGDKIGKLYFKSRTVIVAGAINDKLAQRTVAHLLALAEESDKPINMLISSPGGHVESGDMIHDVVKFIRPTVRTIGSGWVASAGALIFVAAKKENRYCLPNTRFLIHQPSGGIGGTSSDMMIQAEQVRLMRDRLNQIFAEATGQKVERIEKDTQRDFWLNTQEALDYGLLGQVIRSADDLK; this is translated from the coding sequence ATGCGTCACCAGTGGCTGGACGATGACGACGACGAACCGCAAGAAGACGACCGCCGCCACAAGGAAGAGGGCGGGCTGGGCCTGCCCGAAGGCGACAAGATCGGCAAGCTGTACTTCAAGTCGCGCACGGTGATCGTCGCCGGCGCCATCAACGACAAGCTGGCGCAGCGCACCGTGGCCCACCTTCTGGCCCTGGCCGAGGAAAGCGACAAGCCGATCAACATGCTGATCTCGTCCCCCGGCGGGCATGTGGAATCGGGCGACATGATCCACGACGTGGTCAAGTTCATCCGTCCCACCGTGCGCACCATCGGGTCGGGCTGGGTCGCCAGCGCCGGCGCGCTGATCTTCGTCGCGGCGAAGAAGGAAAACCGCTACTGCCTGCCCAACACCCGCTTCCTGATCCACCAGCCCTCGGGCGGGATCGGCGGCACGTCCTCGGACATGATGATCCAGGCGGAACAGGTGCGTCTGATGCGCGATCGCCTGAACCAGATCTTCGCCGAGGCGACCGGTCAGAAGGTCGAGCGGATCGAGAAGGACACGCAGCGCGATTTCTGGCTGAACACGCAGGAGGCGCTGGATTACGGCCTGCTGGGCCAGGTGATCCGCAGCGCGGACGACCTGAAATGA
- a CDS encoding GNAT family N-acetyltransferase: protein MTAGGGLTIRPATPADHDAIWAILEPVYRAGETYCIPRDITRPEAIADWFGHPFTAFVAVLDGRILGTSHVGANRPAGGSHVANASFATHPDARGRGVARGLVEHAKSWAAAQGFAAMQFNFVVSTNADAVHLWQKAGFSIVGRLPGAFRHPQLGPVDGLVMFHTLKGEPDEP, encoded by the coding sequence ATGACGGCAGGGGGCGGATTGACCATCCGCCCGGCCACCCCCGCCGATCACGATGCGATCTGGGCCATCCTGGAGCCCGTCTATCGTGCCGGTGAGACCTATTGCATCCCCCGCGACATCACCCGCCCCGAGGCGATCGCCGACTGGTTCGGGCATCCCTTCACGGCCTTCGTCGCGGTGCTGGACGGCCGCATCCTGGGGACCAGCCATGTGGGCGCGAACCGCCCCGCAGGCGGGTCGCATGTCGCCAACGCGTCCTTTGCGACCCATCCGGACGCGCGGGGCCGGGGCGTCGCCCGCGGGCTGGTCGAACATGCCAAATCATGGGCCGCCGCGCAGGGATTCGCCGCGATGCAGTTCAATTTCGTGGTGTCGACCAATGCCGATGCCGTCCATTTGTGGCAGAAGGCCGGATTTTCCATTGTCGGCCGGCTGCCGGGGGCGTTTCGTCATCCCCAGCTTGGACCGGTCGATGGGCTGGTCATGTTCCACACCCTGAAGGGAGAGCCCGATGAGCCTTGA
- the fghA gene encoding S-formylglutathione hydrolase — translation MSLETLSETRSFGGTQGVYRHKSQATGTDMTFAVYLPEMALHGRVPVLWYLSGLTCNHENAMTKAAAQQWCDEAGIAIIFPDTSPRGEGVANDEAYDLGQGAGFYVNATQDPWKPHFQMWHYIVHELPELVSDNFAIDRDAMGITGHSMGGHGALTIAMTHPDRYKSVSAFSPIANPTESDWGRKQFTAYLGEDRATWRAHDATLLMTEKGYPGEVLIDQGANDQFLDLLRPESLAHAMMARRQPGQFRMHPGYDHSYFFVQSFMADHVFWHAERLT, via the coding sequence ATGAGCCTTGAGACCCTGTCCGAAACCCGCAGCTTCGGCGGCACCCAAGGCGTCTATCGCCACAAGTCGCAGGCCACCGGCACCGACATGACCTTTGCCGTCTACCTGCCGGAGATGGCGCTGCACGGGCGCGTACCGGTTCTGTGGTACCTGTCCGGCCTGACCTGCAACCACGAGAACGCGATGACCAAGGCCGCCGCCCAGCAGTGGTGCGACGAGGCCGGCATCGCCATCATCTTTCCCGACACCTCGCCCCGTGGCGAGGGTGTGGCCAACGACGAGGCCTATGACCTGGGCCAGGGTGCGGGCTTTTACGTGAACGCCACGCAGGACCCGTGGAAGCCGCATTTCCAGATGTGGCACTATATCGTCCATGAACTGCCCGAACTGGTATCCGACAATTTCGCCATCGACCGCGATGCGATGGGCATCACCGGCCATTCGATGGGCGGGCACGGCGCGCTGACCATCGCGATGACCCATCCAGACCGCTACAAGTCGGTGTCGGCCTTCTCTCCGATCGCGAACCCGACGGAATCGGACTGGGGTCGCAAGCAGTTCACGGCCTATCTGGGCGAGGATCGCGCCACGTGGCGGGCCCATGATGCGACGCTGCTGATGACCGAGAAGGGCTATCCCGGAGAGGTGCTGATCGACCAGGGCGCCAACGACCAGTTCCTGGACCTGCTGCGTCCCGAATCGTTGGCCCATGCGATGATGGCACGCCGCCAGCCCGGTCAGTTCCGCATGCATCCGGGCTATGACCACAGCTACTTCTTCGTCCAGAGCTTCATGGCCGACCATGTCTTCTGGCATGCCGAACGGCTGACCTGA
- a CDS encoding methanol/ethanol family PQQ-dependent dehydrogenase, with product MKHLLNSAAVALLLTGASAYANESVLTETAEAGQWAIQTGDYANTRYSELDQITRENVGDLRVAWTFSTGVLRGHEGGPLVVDNVMYVHTPFPNNIFALDLNDNGKILWRYTPQQDPEVIAVMCCDTVYRGPAYADGLILSHQADTTLVALDAKTGEVKWSVKTGDPAIGETNTATVLPVGDKVIVGVSGGEYGVRGRVTAYSLADGSEVWKAYSTGPDEEMLVDPETTMHLGKPIGADSSLNSWEGDQWKIGGGSTWGWYSYDPDLNLIYYGTGNPSTWNPSQRPGDNRWSMTIMARDADTGMAKWFYQKTPHDEWDYDGVNENILVDKEIDGQMRKLLVNFDRNGFGYTLDRETGELLVAEKFDPAVNWATEVDMNKDSETYGRPLVVSEYSTAQNGEDTNTTGVCPAALGSKDQQPASYSPKTGLFYVPTNHVCMDYEPFRVAYTAGQPYVGATLSMYPAPESHGGMGNFIAWDAVAGEIKWSLPEQFSVWSGALATAGDVVFYGTLEGYLKAVDAETGEELYSFKTPSGIIGNTMTYENNGKQYVAVLSGVGGWAGIGLAAGLTNPNDGLGAVGGYAALSDYTELGGQLTVFELPD from the coding sequence ATGAAACATCTCTTGAACAGCGCGGCTGTCGCGCTGCTTTTGACCGGCGCATCGGCTTACGCGAATGAAAGCGTCCTGACCGAGACCGCCGAGGCCGGACAATGGGCCATCCAGACCGGCGACTATGCCAACACCCGGTATTCCGAACTGGACCAGATCACCCGTGAGAACGTCGGCGATCTGCGCGTCGCCTGGACCTTCTCGACCGGCGTGCTGCGCGGACACGAGGGCGGGCCGCTGGTCGTGGACAATGTGATGTATGTCCACACGCCCTTTCCGAACAACATCTTCGCGCTGGACCTGAACGACAACGGCAAGATCCTGTGGCGCTATACGCCCCAGCAGGACCCCGAAGTCATCGCGGTCATGTGCTGCGACACCGTCTATCGCGGTCCGGCCTATGCAGACGGACTGATCCTGTCGCACCAGGCCGACACGACGCTGGTGGCGCTTGACGCCAAGACCGGCGAGGTCAAGTGGTCGGTCAAGACCGGCGATCCGGCCATCGGCGAGACGAACACCGCGACCGTGCTGCCCGTGGGCGACAAGGTGATCGTGGGCGTGTCGGGCGGCGAATACGGCGTGCGCGGCCGCGTCACCGCCTACAGCCTGGCCGACGGGTCCGAGGTCTGGAAGGCCTATTCGACCGGTCCCGACGAGGAGATGCTTGTCGATCCGGAAACCACCATGCACCTGGGCAAGCCCATCGGTGCCGACAGCTCGCTGAACAGCTGGGAAGGCGATCAGTGGAAGATCGGCGGCGGTTCGACCTGGGGCTGGTATTCCTATGACCCGGACCTGAACCTGATCTATTACGGCACCGGCAACCCGTCGACCTGGAACCCGTCGCAGCGTCCCGGCGACAACCGCTGGTCCATGACCATCATGGCCCGCGACGCCGATACCGGCATGGCCAAGTGGTTCTACCAGAAGACGCCCCATGACGAATGGGACTATGACGGCGTGAACGAGAACATCCTGGTCGACAAGGAAATCGACGGCCAGATGCGCAAGCTGCTGGTGAACTTCGACCGCAACGGCTTCGGCTACACGCTGGACCGCGAGACGGGCGAACTGCTGGTGGCCGAAAAGTTCGACCCGGCCGTCAACTGGGCGACCGAAGTCGACATGAACAAGGACTCCGAGACCTACGGCCGTCCGCTGGTCGTGTCGGAATACTCGACCGCCCAGAACGGCGAGGACACCAACACCACCGGCGTCTGCCCGGCGGCGCTGGGATCCAAGGACCAGCAGCCGGCGTCCTATTCGCCGAAGACCGGCCTGTTCTATGTGCCGACCAACCACGTCTGCATGGACTATGAACCCTTCCGCGTCGCCTATACCGCGGGTCAGCCCTATGTCGGCGCGACGCTGTCGATGTATCCGGCCCCCGAAAGCCATGGCGGCATGGGCAACTTCATCGCCTGGGACGCCGTCGCCGGCGAGATCAAGTGGTCGCTGCCCGAGCAGTTCTCGGTCTGGTCGGGCGCCCTGGCGACCGCGGGCGACGTGGTCTTCTACGGCACGCTGGAAGGCTACCTGAAGGCTGTCGACGCCGAGACGGGCGAGGAGCTCTACAGCTTCAAGACGCCGTCGGGCATCATCGGCAACACCATGACCTACGAGAACAACGGCAAGCAGTATGTCGCGGTTCTGTCGGGTGTCGGCGGATGGGCGGGCATCGGTCTGGCGGCCGGTCTGACCAATCCCAATGACGGTCTGGGTGCCGTGGGCGGCTATGCGGCCCTCAGCGACTATACCGAACTGGGCGGTCAGCTGACCGTGTTCGAACTGCCGGACTGA